The following DNA comes from Mugil cephalus isolate CIBA_MC_2020 chromosome 6, CIBA_Mcephalus_1.1, whole genome shotgun sequence.
AAAGCAATTCTCATTGAGGATTACCAGGTTGTGAATGGGGAGATTTCCGAGGTGCACAAAAAGGCAGCGTTTAGCGTTGTCAAAAGGGCGTGAACTGAATTGTCTAATAACTTGTAATAATGTGTCAGAAAACAGCACGTCTTCACAGAGAGAGTGGAAAATATCTTGACAGTTAATTACGTGGGCGCCTTTCTCGTGTTAAGTAGTTTGCTGAaaggttttacatttaaatttctttcttaaattatatattatatgtttctACTATGTTTTAGCCACAGTTATTGTCATTCAGACACAATGAAGATGTGTGTAAAGGTAGGATATTGATATACTGTGTGCACAGTAAAGATAAATAAGTAGTGGGAAGTTCATCTTTACTCACTTTTACAAGATGTGAAGACAAGTGAGGTGAATAGGGACATCTTGTGGTgacattttcctgtgttttccaaCGAAAGTAAGCAGATTTCCCATACAGCTCACTTTTTTAATCAGCGACAGATCCTGCGTCTCCAAAACAATGTCACTGCCACAGGAGTAGTTCCatgatatatttaaaacaaacaaaaaaaaaaaaggtaaaatgagactgagacagagagcGCTGGTTTTATTGTAGAATCATATATCTGGAAAATACCTGCGCCTCCCAGTGACCTTCACACATCCTCAGCAAAGACAGAAGCACTGAATAACTTGAGGGAGAGGACGGCGAGTCAGACACACAATAaacatgtgatttatttttatctcgtTCAGAGGACACCGCACACCGAGCAGGAGGGGagagctgaaggagaggaggagaagagcaaTAAAGATGGAGATTTATTTGGAGGTGGTCCTCCTCTGTCACATGTGATCTCATGGGAGATGGCAGGAGCCCTCAGGTCGTATTTCCTCACAGCGAAGAGGCTGcgctcctcccctccacctctccgCTGAGACAATGGCCCCTGCCCTCCTTTTTCAGCTTGACCCCCGTGTTTTACCACACACTCACGTCTCTGCACGCATCCAGGGCTGTTTTGCGAAGAGGTGTCCGTGGACATCAGCAAATGATATTCAGATTGATTTGTACAATCTGAAAGGCAGTGATCCTCCATAATGACTTGCACCTGAGGGCAAACAGAAagctgcacgcacacacacacacaggtctgaaTATGATGGCGGTGACAGCTGTACTGCTGCTCATGAAGAGGAATGAGCGAAGCAGGAGAGGACATGACAAGACACATGTCCCAATTTCCATGAAAGGATGGACCTTGACAGAAATATTGCTCTGTCTCTTACAGTTCATCCCTATAAATAAGCGTTCCAGGTACAAGACCCTGAAATAAAGAGGAcaccctttctttttcttttcttttttttttttaaaggaggaaAGTACAGATTACACACATATAGCGCCGGTCACAAGTTGACATTTCACTTTGCCAGAcaacaattaattaaatgaaagcCGCTTAAAGTCTTTCCCGTCTCGACGTCCCCCCGGAGATAACGATATTCACGTCCAGTGATCTTCGTGTGTATTTCCCCGATAAAGGCTTTCAAACTTACTCACACAGCCTGAGGCAACCTGCTCTCAAATTAGATTAGGGACCGTAGCTGAATGTCAATGAACGGCTGCCTGATAACGGCTGAGTGCATGTACTGCATTTCTCTGCGggtttattttctcctttgGGTGCTCGGATTGAGCAAACACAGGCCCTATGGAAAATCCCAACCCGGCGGTAACTTCATTACATCCAGAGTATAATGTCAAACAGAGACGTTGTGTGGGAGTGCATTACGCTGCAGTAATACGACTGaactgtctttttgttttcttcaaagGCCAGTCTAATTTTAGTGCAGTTATGGTGTTTAACAGAATTCATGGTCACAGAACTGAGGGTGGCACTCGAATACAAAATGAACAGTGTTAGCGGAGCTATACTGCGACTCCAAGCTGAGGCTATGATGTGTTTTCCTCACTAAGTAGACTATTTAAAGGAAGGTCCCAAGTGTTTTGTCATAACCTCTCATACTAGAATGGTAGCATGTGTGACGCTGGTTGCACACATTTGTATAAGCCtatttaaagtgtaaaatgtaaacCCCTGCAAAGATGATCACCCATGCATGATATCGGCCACGTAGcgggaatgaaaacaaaatcgcTAAATCTCAAATGGAGCAACAGCAAACAACCACAATGCAGCATGAATATTGAATGAAGGCAAGCGACAGCCTTGTTTTCTGGCGTTTGACTAACAGCCTAAATAAACTGAGAGGGTATTGTGTGGAAGGCTAAACCTGGTCAGAATTCATGTAcgagtgtaaaaaaaagaatataattaATTTCTGCTCGTGAAAATGCCTACttacaaaaaaatttaaaataatataataacaacaacaatgcatTGCTGCGCAACATGAAATCCAATGTGAAATTACAGAAATTGCATTTATATTCAATCTATCACACAATGTGCAGCCTCAGCTTGAAAATGCATGCTGGGTGATTACAAAATATCTCTTCCATTTTCCAGTTTCATTTCAACGGTGGCAGGTTTATGATGCGGTCGGTGTCGGACACCGGTTGGATCATTTATCACCTCGTAGGCCGTAAAGGTCTCGGCTCCACCTCTGTCCAGGCTGACATTGGCTCCCCATCATCGTCGGTTATTAACTGAAATGATTTCCACAGTTCCTAATCATTTATTTCTAGTACGTGCCGTGTGTAACTTCttaacaaaatacatttttttcccccatacaTACTGACCTATTAACTACAAAAATGATTTCATCTTGAACGATGCCAGTTTTCAGGATTATAGTCATGAACCGCTGCACAGCTGTCATCAGGGTGGTTTGTTTACCCTTCCTAGaaggatgctgctgctgttcctgaAGTCATTTACTCGGTTGTACTCTaatgcagaggaaacacaccaGCTTCTCCTGTCGCACCATATCAGATGTAGTGTTAGAACAGCGAAGGCTCGTGTTATATTACCCCACGGACGCCGCAAGTACAGATAAATCCTGCTGGATGACAGAGGGGCGAGTGGCCTGTTGAAGGACTGTGGACTAAAATAGACCTGTGTACCCAACAGTGGTACTGCAGTCCAGTGATCTGTGTCGTCTTTTAAACCTTTTGAGgacatttcatttagaagaaaaaagaaaaaaaatatatatttatttattttatgtctcaTTTGGAACTGGTGATTGGTCCAACTTTGCAGAGATGAGgcagaaataaatgcaaaaaaagacttaaatacttaaaaaatgtgtttatttcatataaagatttacaatatttaatttaaagtatgAATTCTTGTTTGCATTTACACCACTGGTTATATGATCAGTACACGGTGCCCTCTGCACCGGACACTCTACCTACACGTCACACCGGCCACAGTCTTGCTACAGTACCCTGGCGACAGTCTCACTCACAAGTCCGACTTAATTTGGGTTATCTGAGACAGTAAGAAATGCTGAAAATGTAGaagataatatttaaatttgcgTTTGGTGAAAACATTTGTAACAAAAAGGAGGTTCAACTGGTTTTGAGCAAATCGTAGTGTGCGTGGAGGCGACCTGGTTTATGGTCTGAAGATATAGTTGAGAATGAGACACAAAGAAAGCACCTGAGAGGACCAGATCTTTTCCCACCGAAACAAAATGCCACGAAGAGTCCAACTGAACCAACAACTAAGAAAGCCTAAGCTATTAATCAGAGAGACAATACACACATGTCATCCTTTCACCGACTTTCAGAAACATGTACAGGAGTTTTGACGTTAACTTTGGTTAATAAGAACACGAATCTGATAATGCACTTCCGAAAGAACACTGGTTAGAAAATAGTGTCAGGTGCTGATAGTCAAAGTATGAAATACAGTCTTGCGTGTACTACTTTTACATCATGCAAGTGTGCCTGAAACACTGTTAGATGTGAGGCTGCGTCGCTTCATGCATAGATCCATCTGCCAATGATGTGCGTCATAGGAAGACATCGGATAGCTAGCAGATTGTCATAGCTGCCAGCAGCTCCACTGCACAAaacattattcatcattatCTGAAGGGGAGAGAGAACATAAAGAGAATCGTGTTGGAACAGATGATTCATTAGAGAGGCCAAAGCATATCAGCAGCAGATGAGCCCGCAATGAGAtacctttaatttaattatacaAAATGTAACATAAATGCAGGTATATCTATATTATTTTAGCCATGTTAGCGACATGACTCTGGTGATAAGAGTTCTTCACTGTCAGTTGATCCACTTTATCCACCACGTTTGGATCAAACTGAAATATAATCAGGGCTATCTGATGAACTGACATTTTTCACAGGTGTGCATGATCCCAGAGGTATATCCTCCAAAGGTTTTCACTTTTCCTGTGTAATATCTCAGTCTGTGATTGATGCTTCCAGagatacactaccagtcaaaggttcagacacaccttctcatttaatgtttttatttttatttttactactgTCTATATTGTAGATACATACGTACAGGAAGTAAAATATATGGAATTATGtagcaaacaaaaataaaatagataactCAGTCCGGTTGCTATGCAGCTGACAGCCTAATTTGACAACTGTTAGAATTCATGCTACGGCAAGAACCAGTCAGCTACGTAAAGAGAAACGACAGTCCATCACTATTTTAAGGACTGAAGCTCAGTCAGTCCAGAAAATAACTTTGAATGTGTCCCCAAGTGCAAGtctcaaaaaacatcaaacaatacATGAGGACGGCCCCAGGAAAGGAGAGTCACCTCTGCCGCTGAGGATAAGTTCATCCGGGTCATCAGCCTCAGAAATCGCAGTCTAACGACACTTCAGATTTAAGCCCAGACAAATGCCACACAGAATTCTTCACTGTTGGGAGATTTATTCAAAACTGAAGACACACTGAACCAGCATTCTGCAGCGATATGACAGCGAcccccaaacacacctccagggCTGTGTAAGAGCATTATATCGAGAACGAGGCTGATGGAGCGCTGCAccagatgacctggcctccacagtcacctgacctaaaCCAAGACcagatggtttgggatgaaaTAAACCGCAGAGTGAAGGCAAAAGGGCAAATAAGTGCTCAGCATCTCTGGGAACTCAACACAAGACTGTGGGAAAACCATTTCACGTGACTACCTCATGAAGCTCATCTAGACAATGCCAAGAGTGTGCAAGGCAGTAAAGTAAAGGATGGCTATTTTTAAGAAAGAAGAAGCTAAGaatccaaaatataaaacatgctTTGAGTTATCTGACACTTTTTTGTTAACTACATACTCATAGTTTTGATGCCTTTGGTGAGAGTCTACGATGTAAAtagtcacaaaaacaaagaaaacacattaaatgagaaggtgtttTCAACTGCTTGACTGGTAGTAGCTTTTATTCAGAGCATGCTGGGCTTACTTTGTGCTTTGGGtaccaaagaagaaaatatccttatttattttttattctttaaatggAAATGATAGTATTCCTATCACTCTTGCCTTGGATTAGTTGAATCaatacttcctgtttgacaCTGACCACAAATATAGAGAACATGTGAGTGTGCTGATGTCAGCATTTAGTATAAAGCGACATAATCTTTTTAATCTTATATGTTAACACAAGGCTCATCCAATCGATCGCAGGTGTCGATAAATAACTGCATTTGAATCTGCTGgatgttcagtttgtgtcagTGAAAGAAGACTAATGCATCAGTACAGGACGTGTGTTTCTTATCTGATAGCTGCcttaaaaatattacaaaattcATTCAGGTCTGTTTGAAAGGGAGCCACACAATCCATCTTGATACGACTCCTCCAGGGAGCCGTCTGACATTTGCATCCTCTAACTCTCCTTCAGAAGAcggtaaaaatagaaaataaaagaattgtCAGAGAAAGATGTTGGGTGAAAAATGAATCTGAAGGCTGCCGCCACCCTGAGGGAAACTATTCAGGCTCAAACAAAATGCGCTCCCTCCGTTCTATTCCAGCCGTGGCCCCAGTCTGAGAACTGACATGACTCCGTGTATCTGCTTTGTCTTGCTCTGTGCTGAGAGTGTGCTTCACACCTACTCAGTCTCTGTCACTGAAGTGACTCAAGATACAAGGACGGGATTTTAGAGGTGAGATTAAACACTTCAAAGTACTCCGACACTGCTGAAGCAGCTGCTGAACAGAGGAAATTGAAGTGAGACGTGCGTATATTTCTGTGGTTTACACAAGTGATCGAGagatgtggggaaaaaaaaatatatgaaaaatgataaatcaACAACAAACCATTACCACTAACCTTCTTGATACGCGCCATCAGCCATCACTAGATGAAGGATGTTGGGATACAGATGCTGGTGCTCAGTTCCCAAAATGCTTAAGACCAAACTGGAGCCCAGGTCAATattctcatcttcatcttcatgtATAGCCTTGAAAACGCCAAGATGTCTGTTTAATCAGTAGCACTTAACAGAGGGGTTATACACACAACCTCAGGGTTTCAGATagaaataatgaatatttcatACCTTAATCTTATTGTAAGCCTCAATGAACATCTCAAAGCCCATCTGCTGCTCTAGGTTGAAGCGAAGCTCTTCCAGACGACTGAAGATGCTGTCGTGATGCTCAGCTTCTCCGCCCTGTTCCTCTCCGCTGCCATCTATCGTGGACATATACGGCACCATTTCTCATGAGGGAGTGGAGCTTTTGATGCTGATCACACTGTGCTGAGTTTGCAGCATAAACTACTATAACCACTTATGAAAGATGTGAAACATCAGACCGATAAAAGCTTCACATGCGGAGGGTTTCTCCCAACTACTGACTCACATGAAAATAACCAAATAGTTTAATAAGTCTTAAATTTTCCCCTCCTACCTGAATGCCATTCTTCATTGAGCTGGCTGTTGTTACTGTGGTCATCTTCTCCCACACCATTCGTAAGcaactcctctgcctcctcgtCGCCAGGACTCCCGTTTGAacattcctcttcctcttcttcctcctcctcctcctcctcctcctcttcgtcatcATCGTCTTCttcatcgtcgtcgtcatctACAGCCATCTGATTGTTGTCCTGATTGATCTCAGCTGCGATCCTGTTGAAAAGCTCTTGGTCTCTGCCCTCTGGAGGGTTCCCATTATAGTCCCCCGCTCCGTCCTCTGGAGGGCTCCTCATTATGTCGCCCTCTTCCTGCAGCAGCCTCTCCATGGAGGCCCTGATGTCCCGCAGATCCTGATCCTCATATGCACTACAGAATAAAACATCTCATCACACACAGCTTTACTCGCTACATTTGGAGAATTTAATTCTGTTGCAAAAAAGGAGATCTGCATCCTTTTGTAGTGTTgtctcacacacataaaagaaaacaaaggcacAAAAGCTCCACACACTTATGATAAGCCAAACACCACAGGCTGtcatgttttagctttagagaTATCACATATGCTCGTCTTACTCCTCGGCCTCTGACTGGTCCTCATCTTTAGCTGCTTCGTCCATGTCCTCTATTTCCAGGTTGTTGTCCGGGGCAACATTAGTCTCGCTGGTCACCGCGGGGCCGGCTGAGAGTCGACTGAGGTCTGGGAGAGAGCAAGTCCGCAGCATCTGGCAATGCAAACGCAGCAACAAGGGCAAAGAAGTTAAGTCTGGACTGACGAAGTAGAAATGAAAGAACATTTCAGTTAAACCACTGTTAGTGCAAATCATGCTGGCATACTTAAACAGAAGTTTCAATATGCAACAGAGAGGAAAGGGCTGTGGTATTGTGACACATATTCCACGTGACTCTTTCTTATATTAAAAATTTGAGCCTGGTTCCGCGGATCTTGAGTTCTCAGATTAAGGTTATGAAAGATATAGGTTGATGGatgctcttcctcttctttcctaTCAAACCCACTGCAGGTTGAGAGTACGTGATTAATGGCCCTAGCTCCATTTCAGCCTGCCTTCATTAATAAAGAAGACTGAAGTCCTACCCAAAATACCACAAAGGCCTCTTTATCATTCCGTGCCGAAGAGCAACTGCGAATTTCCTCAACACCTCACTCTAGCTGCTAATAATGTCATGGACCCTATGCTGTCATTTGATAATTACCACTAGACCTTTTCTCATTAAGCGATGTAATTTCCAGAATGATAATGAAAAGACAACATTCAGCCGGTTTCACCTTGGGGTTGTTGGCATCGAACATGCCAGTGGAGAGACCGATGAGGAGGGCGTCCTGGTGCTTGGAGCGCAGAGGTGAGACGGAGCGTGAGCGTGAGgccagggaggaggatgattcATCCATGGAGGACTGGGCTGAGAGGGCTGCGAGGGCAGCAGTGCGTCGGTGGGCCGGGGAACACAGCTTCATAAATAGGGGCTCCTCAAACTGTGCTGCAgctgaggagaaggaaggaagggcaGATTTAATTAAGGAAATAATTACACTGAATAAAGTGGCCATGGCTCACTGCACATTAATCTCACCAGATGATTCAGTTGGCTTCTCTGAATTCTTGTCGACTTCCTTGGAGTCTGTCGGTCTCATAATGCCCTCTGGTGGCCTATAAGAGAAACATAACTCAGCACAACAAACCTCTTTAAATGATCACTCCTTGTTAAAATCtcaatcttttattttctcatagaGCTAGAGTGTAGTTATTGATCTATTTTTTAATCGTAATAGCACGACTAAGGAGGATAAATAGTCACATTTGTTGTTGGGCTTCCTGCTCCCACGCCTGCTGCACACCAGCTGGGGGATGAGAGACCAGATTTGGACTTTCTTCCAAAACCACAGATTCCAGGTCTGCTGGATCTGAATGAATATAGGCACGATAGGATTGCAGTGTCCTAAAAATACgctttgaaataaacagaaaatatcagATAAAGTGTCAGGCTGAGTGACATACTAACCCTGAATCTCAGTAACATTGGGTGGCATTGACTCTCTTTCTACTGCACCGGCCACAGACACTTCCTGATGTGAAGCCTCGCTTGAAGTGCAGAGCTGAGGCTCAACAGAGGCTGCCACTTCTCTCGTCTTCACAGTGTCAGGTTCTGCTGCTGCCTGGATAGGCTCATCTGGAAAGGATGCGACATCATATCCGTTTAGAAAGACTTTTCATGTGTCACACAGTGAATGCACaaattcattcaattcaatttaagcATTTATGTTCAGATTCAGTGTCCATAAATAGCATTCACTCTTTCggatgtgtttattatttatagaaAAGGAATCATTGTTtatacaatttaatttttttagacAGATTTCTACAATGAAATGTAGTTTAAAAGTATACGATAGAAAATCAGTCATTGGATATTATTCCCCTCcttcaaattaatatttagtcgATGTAGCACTGTGACATGACCATTTCATTCACCTTGCTGTCTTTAAACCATGTGTATGTAGATATTGTTGGGCTATTGTCTtcctataaaaaataaatcttctcccAAATCATAATTATCTTGTACACTATTTTGCTGTATTCATTTTACCCTCTAACTTTACAAGCCATCTAGCGCCTGCTGCCCAGAAGCATCGCCGCAGAATGATGCCGACACCACCACAGAAAGTCTATTTGTGGTGATGTGTGTTGTTTGGTGTCATAACGTCTAGTCtcatcaattttttttaacatgaaaatCTTTTCTAATGCcttttgtcattaatttccCCAGTTGCTTTCAAAGAAAGGCAagatatttaaaacaataaaagctttGAGATGAAGTAAgaagaaaatggcaaaatatTAACCCTGCTTCTGTATTTGAgtgtataataatttaaaaaaaaaaaaagactaaccAGGACTAGAAAATTCCTCCTCACATATGGTGACATCCTCCAGCTGCTGGGTGAGAGGCTGAAGCTCTGCCTCCTGAAGAACCCTCAGCACCTGAGAGTCCGGATGCGCTCCCCACACCTTCCTGGGAGCTTCTTCCTGTAGCCCATCCATCCGTATAACTTCACCCACGGTTTGTTCTGAGACGATACAtcgacacagagagagagaatggagaCTGCTGCCTTGGACACATGAAACCAGGGCTTGTATCTGGGTTAGCACTTCTCACTCACCGATGGTCGTGATGCACGTCTCCTCTAGAGTTTGTTGGGCTAAAGAGAGGACGATCGGAGCTCCTGCCTCCCACTTCTTCCTTTCACCAGAGGATGGTCTGTCTTCTTCTGCAGCTAATGAAATGACGTTGGTTTATACTATACTATGGTGGTATTGTAAGTGTACCAACACGTTTGTCAAGACAAACCACATTAAATACAATATAGTTACATTAGTGTTTTGTAATCGTGTTAAACTTTCTTCAGTTGGAATAAAGATATTTGCTCTGTAAAGGCTCAACTCACTGGTTGTAGCGATACACGTCTCCTCCAAGGTTTGCTGAGCAGCAGGAAGTACGGGCAGATCTCCTGCGTCCCACTTCTTGCGCTCTCCGTTTGAACAGGGGCGTTTCTCTGCGTCAGCCTGGGTCTGGCTCTGCTGAGGAGCAGGGCTCGGTTCTGCAGGCGCTGGAGGAGACTCCTCAGCTTCTTCTGCAGGGCTCTGGGCTTTTAGGTTCTGGTTAAGTCTGCGCAGAATCTGCTTTTTCTCACTCTGTTACACAGAAAGCGGTGCTTATCGTTGCAGTTTCCAGtctttttccagttattttattGACTAAATGTCTTAAGGCCAAATCGGCTCACCTGGATCACAGTAGCACCCTCTGGTTCAGGCAAGTTTTCTTTCAGTGGAGTGCtctgccaaaaaataaaagggcAAAATTAATATAAGCAGGGGATGCATCCAAAAAAGATACTATGACACAGGGTGTGATGCACTTCATAAATATATACTGACCGCTCCAACGTTCTTTAGGGCAGCAGTCATGGATATGGCTGGGGTAGAGAGTTTGGATGCGGGCAGGACTGGAGCTTTGGCAGCGGCGTCTGGTTGAGGGGGGCTGGGCTGTGGAGGAGGACTGTCCGAGGTAGATGATACTGCTACTGCTGCCACCGACGCTGCGCTTCCTGCAGACGCGGCAACCTTCACCCCCCGGGCTGCAAGCTTTACGCAAGACACAACAGCTAAGTATTAGGAGACTACACTTGACCAATAGAGAATGTTGAATAAATTGTCAAAAGCTTACATGGTCCTCCCAAGCTCGCTTTTCTCTCTCGTgtgcttctctcctcttcttctccagtTGTTCTTTCAGTACAGCAGCGCGGGCATTTGCTTGGGCCTGGCAGGTGCACGCACACGAATAAAAGGACAATAAATCTATGGCCAGACACGTTTCAAGCTTCAAAATACAGAGTATTAGCAAATACTTATATTTCCTTCAAAAGTGGAAGCCTTTGTTGGAgcctttgtttattttacctCCTAGCTGTGGAAGGTAACAAGCTCTTATCTGCAGCAGgcctttatttcctctgtttgaaACCTACGATtggtcagatttttttttttttttttatgaatcctcactcattcacacaaaaCGAgtgagcagaagaagagaagagtctgtgtttctgtgacagTTAAATGACTGAGTATATAGCGTACAGTTAAACTGATATGTGGCCCTTGTTCATGAGGACTAAAGCACTTTTTCTGGCAACCCTGTTCATTGCAGTCCCCCCTAACATTTTATTATAaggaaacctttatttttttacaagttttttttcttgtaacaCATTTACTAGAATCAATAAAAAATCATGCATCACTGTGTCAGTTACGAGGCAAAAAATACACCAGACGCATTTGGTGGAAATATTCTCTGGAGATGAGTAatccacaacacaaacaaaaggttgAAAATAGCTTGATTATGCACGGTTCTCATGAATCACAAGACCGTAACGGCTCAATTAAGTTTGATTGTCTGCACTGATTGCTGCATAAAAAGGGCTCGGTTAATTTCTGGGCTGTTGAAAGTCACTGAATGGTGGGAACTGCTGGGCTGTGCAGTGGCAGCACGGAGAGGGGTGTGGGGAGGTTGACTCCGGGACACTGGAattcactgttaagccttcttgaggtgtcatgggcCTAATTTAAgaaaacatcggtgaagggaggtgcccacttggaAACCCCCAATGATATGCAGCAAACTGCCTACCAGGtagaaagttttattttctcattctgGTTTTCATCCTCATTAAAACAAGTAACAGAGTAAAACACGGGCAGACATGGAGTGGGTGGCTTTAGTTGACTGACTGATCATTTCTCTTTGTTCCCTTTAATTCAGTGAAAGAGAGATCCGTAAAAAAGGTAATTAAATACATGCTGCATATCAACACCACACCCTCTTAAAATAACGGCcccaaaactgttttttcaggttgttcagaaaacacaaaaaaactgaaccaaataccgaatatatgatatttattattaaaaatcaaTTTGACTCAGGCCATTATTTCAGGAAGGTGACGATactgaaaatgtatatttttgtcaACTCACTTTTAAAGCCTCTATCTTCTTTCTCCTGAGCTCTGCCTCCTCACTGGACTCCTGGCTATCAGACCCATCACTGTCATACTGAAACACACAGCATCAACAGCCAGAAGACAGAACATCAGAGCGAACTGAGAGCACTTCCATTACAGGCGAACTAAGAGTCTAGGACTGGAGGAATGTACCTTCTCTCCTCTGAGCCTGGCTTTGATCTGCTGACGCTCGTTGAAGTTCTGCAAGCGGATCTGCCTCAGTCTTGCCAAGTACTCCTGAgaacaaatacataaatgttACAAACTGAAAGGTGAACTGCTGGGTACAcatgcagagacagacaggcggGTATAGAGTATAGTGCTAACATTAGaagtcacattcacacaaaaaccCTCACATGCTTAGTAAGCATTTATAAAGAAAGACtcaattttacattaaaaaaaacacaatataatgatagcattaatacacattaacacagaataaaaaaaacccaacataTTTGCAATTAACAGTGcaatgaaaaatgaacaaaagaatAAGGATTCAggtcaaaggaaaaaaaaaatactgtagcACAACTCAGAACTGAGATGGTTGTTTGAAATGGGACACAGCAAACAGCCATTactgggataaataaacagccTCACTGGACAGTAGAGTACAACACACTGTGCGAGGACCGGGCATGAGTTTGAGCTGCTGGGTTGAATTATGGGTTTTGTCAAAGGGAGTTTTGTGCAGACATATGAGACGTGCTAAGCCAGACGTGCCGTGAGTGAGATGGAGTGCGAGGCTGCACATTCAGGCCTGGGCtcctacctcctcctctttgttggCTCTAGGTCTCCTGCACCGAAGCGTACCTGTCCGGCTTCCATAGATTGCAGCCAGGTTTTGCCGAGTGC
Coding sequences within:
- the nek1 gene encoding serine/threonine-protein kinase Nek1 isoform X5, translated to MDKYEKVNKIGEGSFGKAILVKSKKDGHQYVIKEIGISGMPSKERQESRKEVAVLANMSHPNIVQYKESFEEGGCLYIVMDYCEGGDLFKKINSQKGVLFSEDQILDWFVQICLALKHVHDRKILHRDIKSQNIFLTKDGTVQLGDFGIARVLNSTVELARTCIGTPYYLSPEICENKPYNNKSDIWALGCVLYEMCTLKHAFEAGNMKNLVLKIIRGSYPPVSVHYSQELRSLLAQLFKRNPRERPSVSSILDKPFLSCRIEKFLTPQIIAQEFRHTFLHKQPKVGVVQVPPSQKITKPAAKYGVPLNVKKVSDGAKKPAERKPAAKQKPDGIRKKKMELIEKERKQREQINRINQAREQGWKHVLSSSGGSSPERKHFVGGGKRAAGVGLPLPSAVHGPTPAPVSSKTPYDHYHAALDQMAKPQPKDISREGSSPGPGSPIRVPPAAGPVLPNGPARRLNPDVIKRELQRLQHVSKQAHISRQRGHMVAERTCQVEEFLQRKREAMLNKVRAEGQLGTRQNLAAIYGSRTGTLRCRRPRANKEEEEYLARLRQIRLQNFNERQQIKARLRGEKYDSDGSDSQESSEEAELRRKKIEALKAQANARAAVLKEQLEKKRREAHEREKRAWEDHLAARGVKVAASAGSAASVAAVAVSSTSDSPPPQPSPPQPDAAAKAPVLPASKLSTPAISMTAALKNVGASTPLKENLPEPEGATVIQSEKKQILRRLNQNLKAQSPAEEAEESPPAPAEPSPAPQQSQTQADAEKRPCSNGERKKWDAGDLPVLPAAQQTLEETCIATTTAEEDRPSSGERKKWEAGAPIVLSLAQQTLEETCITTIEQTVGEVIRMDGLQEEAPRKVWGAHPDSQVLRVLQEAELQPLTQQLEDVTICEEEFSSPDEPIQAAAEPDTVKTREVAASVEPQLCTSSEASHQEVSVAGAVERESMPPNVTEIQDPADLESVVLEESPNLVSHPPAGVQQAWEQEAQQQMPPEGIMRPTDSKEVDKNSEKPTESSAAAQFEEPLFMKLCSPAHRRTAALAALSAQSSMDESSSSLASRSRSVSPLRSKHQDALLIGLSTGMFDANNPKMLRTCSLPDLSRLSAGPAVTSETNVAPDNNLEIEDMDEAAKDEDQSEAEDAYEDQDLRDIRASMERLLQEEGDIMRSPPEDGAGDYNGNPPEGRDQELFNRIAAEINQDNNQMAVDDDDDEEDDDDEEEEEEEEEEEEEEECSNGSPGDEEAEELLTNGVGEDDHSNNSQLNEEWHSDGSGEEQGGEAEHHDSIFSRLEELRFNLEQQMGFEMFIEAYNKIKAIHEDEDENIDLGSSLVLSILGTEHQHLYPNILHLVMADGAYQEDNDE